A section of the Cutibacterium granulosum genome encodes:
- a CDS encoding helix-turn-helix transcriptional regulator, producing MEPGTAQHGVVPDGSTRQRVISSILHNGPSTAAELADRLGLTAAAVRRHLTTLTEDGVVESREQRVFGARGRGRPSRVFCLTDSGRADYYTAYDALAIAALRQLARAGGPDALNAVAQARVDDIEARYRTLREQDPRRDPVEALAEALSADGYAASTVPAAVGQQICQHNCPVAEVAKAFPQMCEAETQLFSELLGSRVQRLATIAHGDGVCTTHVPIDVDLIRRRNPLPPQSTSGKL from the coding sequence CTGGAACCGGGTACTGCTCAGCATGGTGTGGTTCCGGATGGTTCGACCCGGCAGCGCGTCATCTCGTCGATTCTGCACAATGGCCCGTCAACGGCTGCTGAGCTTGCCGACCGACTGGGTCTCACTGCCGCGGCAGTCCGTCGTCATCTCACCACCCTCACCGAGGACGGGGTCGTCGAGTCCCGGGAACAGCGAGTCTTCGGGGCTCGGGGGAGAGGACGTCCGTCCCGGGTGTTCTGCCTCACCGATTCCGGTCGCGCCGACTACTACACGGCCTATGACGCGCTTGCCATCGCTGCCTTGCGGCAGCTCGCCCGGGCCGGTGGTCCCGACGCCCTCAACGCCGTCGCCCAGGCTCGGGTGGACGACATCGAGGCCAGGTACCGGACGCTGCGCGAGCAGGACCCTCGGCGAGATCCCGTTGAGGCGTTGGCAGAGGCCCTGTCCGCCGATGGCTACGCCGCCTCCACGGTTCCGGCTGCCGTTGGCCAGCAGATCTGCCAGCACAACTGCCCGGTGGCCGAGGTGGCCAAGGCCTTCCCGCAGATGTGTGAGGCCGAGACCCAGCTGTTCTCCGAACTTCTGGGTTCGCGGGTGCAACGGCTTGCCACCATTGCGCACGGCGATGGGGTGTGCACCACACACGTCCCCATCGACGTCGATCTCATTCGCCGGCGAAATCCGTTGCCCCCGCAGTCCACAAGCGGCAAACTTTGA
- the sufB gene encoding Fe-S cluster assembly protein SufB, translated as MTQVDNTTSDAALPGTGESQDEHIAALSGYKYGWHDSDAYAAASQRGLSEDVVRGISTLKNEPEWMLQRRLKALHIFDRKPMPTWGVNLDSVNFDDIKYFVRASDRQAESWDDLPDDIRTTYDRLGIPEAEKDRLVAGVAAQYESEVVYNKINEELERQGVIFLDTDTALREYPELFEEYFGTAVPAGDNKFAALNTAVWSGGSFIYVPKGVHCTIPLQAYFRMNTENLGQFERTLIIADEDSYVHYVEGCTAPIYKSDSLHAAIVEIIVKKNARCRYTTIQNWSNNVYNLVTQRAYVEEGGTMEWIDGNIGSKANMKYPACYLMGPNAKGEALSVAFASEGQYQDTGAKMVHMAPHTSSTIVSKSISQGGGRSAYRGLVRVNKRAHHSSSAVRCDALLVDDISRSDTYPYNDIRTDEVSMAHEATVSKVSEDQLFYLMQRGMTEEEAMAMIVRGFVEPIAKELPMEYALELNRLIEIQMEGAVG; from the coding sequence ATGACCCAGGTAGACAACACCACCTCCGACGCCGCCCTGCCCGGCACCGGGGAGAGCCAGGACGAGCACATCGCTGCGCTGTCAGGCTACAAGTACGGCTGGCACGATTCCGACGCCTATGCCGCGGCATCCCAGCGTGGGCTCTCCGAGGACGTCGTCCGGGGCATCTCCACGCTGAAGAATGAACCGGAGTGGATGCTGCAACGCCGACTCAAGGCGTTGCACATCTTTGATCGCAAGCCGATGCCGACCTGGGGAGTCAACCTGGACTCGGTCAACTTCGACGACATCAAGTACTTCGTGCGTGCCTCGGATCGGCAGGCCGAGTCCTGGGACGACCTTCCCGACGACATCCGCACCACCTACGACCGTCTGGGCATTCCCGAGGCCGAGAAGGATCGCCTGGTGGCCGGTGTTGCCGCCCAGTACGAGTCCGAGGTCGTCTACAACAAGATCAATGAGGAACTCGAACGTCAGGGCGTCATCTTCCTCGACACCGACACCGCCCTGCGAGAGTACCCGGAACTGTTCGAGGAGTACTTCGGTACCGCAGTGCCAGCCGGCGACAACAAGTTCGCTGCCCTCAACACCGCCGTGTGGTCGGGTGGATCGTTCATCTACGTGCCCAAGGGGGTGCACTGCACCATCCCGTTGCAGGCGTACTTCCGCATGAACACCGAGAACCTCGGTCAGTTCGAGCGCACCCTCATCATTGCCGACGAGGACTCCTACGTGCACTACGTCGAGGGATGCACCGCACCGATCTACAAGTCGGACTCCCTGCACGCCGCCATCGTGGAGATCATCGTCAAGAAGAACGCCCGATGCCGGTACACGACCATCCAGAACTGGTCCAACAACGTCTACAACCTCGTCACCCAGCGTGCCTACGTCGAGGAGGGCGGCACGATGGAGTGGATCGACGGCAACATTGGGTCCAAGGCCAACATGAAGTACCCGGCCTGCTATCTCATGGGGCCCAATGCCAAGGGTGAGGCGCTCTCGGTGGCCTTCGCCTCCGAGGGTCAGTACCAGGACACCGGCGCCAAGATGGTGCACATGGCACCCCACACGTCCTCCACGATCGTCTCCAAGTCGATCTCCCAGGGAGGTGGACGCTCGGCCTACCGTGGCCTGGTGCGTGTCAACAAGCGGGCACACCACTCCTCGTCGGCCGTGCGTTGTGACGCCCTACTCGTCGATGACATCTCGCGCTCCGACACCTATCCCTACAACGACATCCGTACCGACGAGGTGTCGATGGCCCACGAGGCGACGGTGTCGAAGGTGAGCGAGGACCAACTCTTCTACCTCATGCAGCGTGGAATGACCGAGGAGGAGGCGATGGCCATGATCGTGCGTGGATTCGTCGAACCCATCGCCAAGGAACTGCCGATGGAGTACGCCCTCGAGCTCAACCGGCTCATCGAAATTCAGATGGAAGGTGCCGTCGGCTGA
- a CDS encoding SufB/SufD family protein codes for MSAPQSSSAPTDKEHNVTVEGDVESHLHPTPSWQVADHPMPTGHEEIWRFTPISEFAAVLAEQTTTVRLDWTIDAPESVQVDELDPARLHDLAETPQDRISMMAAANSTHAPRHIVVPAEAELDSPVEITLTGTGVDEAAFQNVVVEIGHNARATVIVRYRGSAQLGENWTFRVADGAHVVVLFIQEWEADAVHGAQIAFEIGRDAVVRTAQASFGGKAVRVSQTARYTAPGGDLTDLGAYFVDADQHVEHRLFVDHNEPRSVSHVDYRGCLQGQDAHSVWIGDVLIRPTAEDIETFESNKNLVLTEGCRADAVPNLEIQTGRIRGAGHSASTGRFDADQLFYLQARGIDEIEARRLVVHGFFTDIVRRIGVESVSDELIERIESELVDALGTSESDSPALEGAGQ; via the coding sequence TTGAGCGCACCTCAGAGCTCGTCGGCTCCAACCGACAAGGAACACAACGTCACCGTTGAAGGCGACGTCGAGTCCCATCTCCATCCCACCCCGTCCTGGCAGGTTGCCGATCATCCCATGCCCACCGGGCACGAGGAGATCTGGCGATTCACCCCCATCTCCGAATTCGCTGCCGTGCTGGCCGAGCAGACGACCACGGTGCGCCTCGACTGGACGATCGACGCGCCGGAATCGGTGCAGGTGGACGAACTCGATCCTGCCCGGCTCCACGACCTCGCCGAGACGCCACAGGATCGCATCTCGATGATGGCCGCGGCCAATTCCACTCATGCCCCCCGCCACATCGTCGTTCCGGCCGAGGCGGAACTCGACTCCCCGGTCGAGATCACCCTCACCGGAACCGGCGTCGATGAGGCAGCATTCCAGAACGTCGTCGTGGAGATCGGGCACAACGCTCGTGCGACGGTCATCGTGCGCTACCGCGGGTCGGCCCAGCTCGGTGAGAACTGGACCTTCCGGGTCGCCGACGGGGCCCATGTCGTCGTCCTGTTCATCCAGGAGTGGGAGGCCGACGCCGTCCACGGTGCCCAGATCGCCTTCGAGATCGGGCGGGACGCCGTCGTGCGCACCGCCCAGGCATCGTTCGGCGGCAAGGCGGTTCGTGTGAGCCAGACAGCCCGATACACCGCCCCGGGTGGAGACCTCACCGATCTTGGCGCCTACTTCGTCGACGCCGATCAGCACGTCGAGCATCGGCTGTTCGTCGACCACAACGAGCCGCGCAGCGTGTCACACGTGGACTACCGCGGATGTCTGCAGGGCCAGGATGCCCACTCGGTGTGGATCGGGGACGTGCTCATCCGTCCCACCGCCGAGGACATCGAGACCTTCGAATCTAACAAGAACCTCGTGCTCACCGAGGGTTGCCGTGCCGACGCCGTGCCGAACCTGGAGATCCAGACCGGACGCATCCGCGGAGCCGGGCACTCCGCATCCACCGGACGATTCGACGCCGATCAGCTGTTCTACCTGCAGGCCCGTGGCATCGACGAGATCGAGGCCCGTCGCCTAGTGGTGCACGGATTCTTCACCGACATCGTGCGGCGTATCGGTGTGGAGTCGGTGAGTGACGAGCTCATCGAGCGCATCGAGTCCGAACTGGTCGATGCCCTGGGCACTTCCGAGTCTGATTCCCCGGCCCTCGAAGGAGCAGGGCAGTGA
- a CDS encoding non-heme iron oxygenase ferredoxin subunit, protein MKAASLHELDDDTPVETNVDGTDVVLVRTEGDVFAISALCSHAAVPLVDGDVEKCALECYMHGAMFDLHTGKPLSLPATEPVPVYPVTIDGDDVLVDVDNPMKES, encoded by the coding sequence GTGAAGGCAGCCAGCCTGCACGAACTGGATGACGACACACCAGTCGAGACGAACGTCGACGGCACCGACGTCGTGCTGGTACGTACCGAGGGCGACGTGTTCGCCATCTCCGCCCTGTGCTCACATGCCGCCGTCCCCCTCGTGGACGGTGACGTCGAGAAATGCGCCTTGGAGTGTTACATGCACGGCGCGATGTTCGACCTGCACACCGGAAAACCCTTGAGCCTCCCGGCCACCGAGCCGGTCCCCGTCTACCCCGTGACCATTGACGGCGACGACGTCCTCGTCGACGTCGACAACCCCATGAAGGAGTCCTGA
- the sufC gene encoding Fe-S cluster assembly ATPase SufC, translated as MATLQITDLHANVETEAGPKEILKGVDLTINSGEVHAIMGPNGSGKSTLAYTLAGHPKYTVTGGSVTLDGEDLLAMSVDERARAGLFLSMQYPVEVPGVSMSNFLRTARTAVDGQAPKLRTWVKEVNDALTRQELDPDFAERSVNEGFSGGEKKRSEMAQLELLHPKVAILDETDSGLDIDALKVVSKAVNHYLEDSSRGLMLITHYTRILRYVKASQVHVFVDGRVITTGGPELGEELEATGYEKYVEAAKANA; from the coding sequence ATGGCTACCCTGCAGATCACCGATCTTCACGCCAATGTCGAGACCGAAGCCGGCCCCAAGGAGATCCTCAAGGGCGTCGACCTCACCATCAACTCCGGTGAGGTGCACGCCATCATGGGCCCCAACGGCTCCGGCAAGTCCACCCTGGCCTACACCTTGGCAGGCCACCCCAAGTACACCGTCACCGGCGGCTCGGTGACCCTCGACGGTGAGGACCTGCTCGCCATGAGCGTCGACGAACGGGCTCGCGCCGGACTGTTCCTGTCCATGCAGTACCCGGTCGAGGTGCCGGGTGTCTCCATGTCGAACTTCCTGCGCACCGCGCGCACTGCCGTGGACGGACAGGCCCCCAAGCTGCGCACCTGGGTCAAGGAGGTCAATGACGCCCTGACCCGTCAGGAGCTCGACCCCGACTTCGCCGAGCGTTCGGTCAACGAGGGATTCTCCGGTGGCGAGAAGAAGCGCTCCGAGATGGCCCAGCTCGAGCTGCTGCACCCCAAGGTCGCCATTCTCGACGAGACCGACTCTGGACTGGACATCGACGCCCTCAAGGTTGTCTCCAAAGCCGTCAACCACTACCTGGAGGACTCCTCCAGGGGGCTCATGCTCATCACCCACTACACCCGCATCCTGCGATACGTGAAGGCCTCCCAGGTGCACGTCTTCGTCGACGGACGTGTCATCACCACTGGTGGACCGGAGCTGGGTGAGGAACTCGAGGCCACCGGCTACGAGAAGTACGTCGAGGCTGCAAAGGCCAACGCCTGA
- a CDS encoding aminotransferase class V-fold PLP-dependent enzyme: MAGNVDATASLSEADVAAIRADFPILGREVGGHPLTYLDSANTSQKPQVVIDAIAEHYGQHNANVARAMHRLGLEATQAFEGGRERIAQFLGASRPEEVVALSNASEALNLAANTLGTRLGPRDEVVITIMEHHSNLVPWQLVCERTGAKLRWFDITDDGQLDLDKAEREGLINEHTKVVSLALASNVLGTINPVQRIAQWAHQVGAVVVVDASQAVPQMPVDVTELGADLLAFTGHKMLGPTGIGILWGRYDLLNDLPPFLGGGEMIEVVRMTGSTYAKPPHRFEAGTPPIAQLTALAVAADYLDEVGMAAIVQREHRLAALMLEGLGSVPGVHILGPTDATARTGTVSFTVDGVHPHDAMSIMDGRGVAVRGGHHCARPLHERLGIQSSLRASSYLYTTEAEIDRLVESVDHARNFFVGGTRS, translated from the coding sequence ATGGCTGGCAACGTCGATGCCACGGCCAGTCTTTCCGAGGCCGATGTCGCAGCCATCAGGGCCGATTTCCCGATTCTCGGTCGGGAGGTGGGCGGCCACCCGCTGACCTATCTCGACTCGGCCAACACCTCCCAGAAACCCCAGGTGGTCATCGATGCCATCGCCGAGCACTACGGCCAGCACAACGCCAATGTCGCCCGGGCGATGCACCGGCTGGGTCTGGAGGCCACCCAGGCATTCGAGGGTGGACGTGAGCGTATCGCCCAGTTCCTCGGGGCGAGTCGACCCGAGGAGGTCGTCGCCCTGTCCAATGCCTCCGAGGCACTGAACCTTGCCGCGAACACCCTCGGAACCCGACTCGGCCCCCGCGACGAGGTCGTCATCACCATCATGGAGCACCACTCCAATCTGGTGCCCTGGCAGCTGGTGTGTGAACGTACTGGGGCGAAACTGCGCTGGTTCGACATCACCGACGACGGCCAACTCGATCTTGACAAGGCCGAGCGCGAGGGGCTCATCAATGAGCACACCAAGGTCGTCTCACTGGCCCTGGCCTCCAACGTGCTGGGCACGATCAACCCGGTGCAGCGCATCGCCCAGTGGGCGCATCAGGTGGGCGCGGTCGTCGTCGTCGATGCCTCCCAGGCCGTGCCACAGATGCCAGTGGACGTCACCGAACTCGGGGCGGACCTGCTCGCCTTCACCGGCCACAAGATGCTCGGTCCCACCGGCATCGGCATCCTGTGGGGGCGTTACGACCTGCTCAACGACCTGCCACCCTTCCTTGGTGGCGGGGAGATGATCGAGGTCGTGCGGATGACGGGCTCCACCTATGCCAAGCCCCCGCACCGCTTCGAGGCAGGCACCCCGCCGATCGCCCAGCTCACGGCCCTCGCGGTCGCTGCCGACTACCTGGACGAGGTCGGAATGGCTGCCATCGTCCAGCGAGAACATCGGCTGGCTGCACTCATGCTCGAGGGGCTGGGGTCGGTGCCCGGGGTGCACATCCTCGGCCCCACGGATGCCACGGCTCGTACCGGCACCGTCTCGTTCACCGTCGACGGTGTGCACCCGCACGACGCCATGAGCATCATGGACGGTCGCGGTGTCGCCGTGCGCGGTGGTCACCACTGTGCCCGGCCGTTGCACGAGCGACTGGGAATACAGTCGTCGCTGCGTGCGTCGTCATACCTGTACACCACGGAGGCTGAGATCGACCGGCTTGTCGAGTCCGTTGACCACGCACGCAATTTCTTCGTCGGAGGGACGCGGTCATGA
- the sufU gene encoding Fe-S cluster assembly sulfur transfer protein SufU codes for MNVEEMYQQIILDHYKEKHHSGLRDGYAAEVSQVNPSCGDELKLRLHLDGDTITDVSYDSVGCSISQASTSVMTDLVIGKTAEQAQQLYRGFQEMMRSRGTISLDEEAYEDAVAFQGVAQLMARVKCAMLGWSALEDALVESDVLGDAGTHATQTTDAS; via the coding sequence ATGAACGTCGAGGAGATGTATCAGCAGATCATCCTTGACCACTACAAGGAGAAGCACCACAGCGGACTGCGGGACGGCTACGCCGCCGAGGTGAGTCAGGTCAACCCGTCGTGCGGTGACGAGCTCAAGCTACGTCTGCACCTGGACGGTGACACCATCACCGACGTCTCCTACGACTCGGTGGGCTGTTCCATCTCGCAGGCCTCCACCTCGGTGATGACCGATCTCGTCATCGGGAAAACCGCCGAACAGGCCCAGCAGCTGTACCGGGGTTTTCAGGAGATGATGCGCTCACGCGGCACCATCAGCCTGGACGAGGAGGCCTATGAGGATGCCGTGGCCTTCCAGGGGGTGGCCCAGCTCATGGCGCGGGTGAAGTGCGCCATGCTCGGCTGGTCAGCCCTGGAGGACGCCCTCGTCGAGAGCGACGTCCTGGGCGACGCTGGTACCCACGCCACCCAGACCACCGACGCGTCCTGA
- a CDS encoding metal-sulfur cluster assembly factor has translation MTDNPETKPSDLVDDVLPDGSGPKTPESTQNSESFSEQAAAARSSVKPSVDDVIEAMKDVIDPELMVNVVDLGLVYGVDIDDDGNVVIDMTLTSPACPLTDRLEYDTQTVLEGIVNSVRINWVWLPPWGLERITDDGRTQLQAIGFNV, from the coding sequence ATGACGGACAACCCTGAGACCAAACCCTCGGACCTTGTTGACGACGTGCTGCCGGACGGATCGGGGCCCAAGACCCCCGAGTCCACGCAGAACTCGGAGTCTTTCTCGGAACAGGCCGCTGCTGCCCGCAGTTCGGTCAAGCCCAGCGTCGACGACGTCATCGAGGCCATGAAGGATGTCATCGACCCCGAGCTCATGGTCAACGTCGTGGATCTCGGGCTCGTCTACGGCGTCGACATCGACGACGACGGCAATGTCGTCATCGACATGACGCTCACCAGCCCTGCCTGTCCGCTCACCGACCGACTGGAGTACGACACCCAGACCGTTCTGGAGGGAATCGTCAACTCGGTGCGCATCAACTGGGTGTGGCTGCCACCGTGGGGGCTGGAGCGTATCACCGATGATGGACGGACCCAGCTGCAGGCGATCGGGTTCAACGTCTGA
- a CDS encoding ABC-F family ATP-binding cassette domain-containing protein, whose translation MLQVNDVEVRVGARLLLKPVSFQVIAGDKIGLVGRNGAGKTTLTRILAGEGLPTSGTVRRTGTLGYLPQDPRDPDMDTLARDRILQARGLDHLLDRMHDLEQTMATATGEERDRAMDKYTKAEARLVAAGGYGAEAEAARISSNLALPDRVLSQPLRNLSGGQRRRVELARILFSGADTLLLDEPTNHLDADSIVWLRSFLQSYSGGVLMISHDTDLVEATVNKVFHLDANRSTIDIYSMGWKLYLRQRAADEKRRHKERINAERKASALQAQAEKMGAKATKAVAAKNMARRAERMLDAVEGERAADKVAAIRFPEPAPCGKTPLMARNLTKTYGSLEVFTGVDLAIDRGSQVVILGLNGAGKTTLLRILAGAEQPDTGEVIAGHGLRIGYFAQEHDLLDMDRTILENMASAAQDLNETEMRKILGSFLFTGDDVDKPVRVLSGGEKTRVALATLVVSSANVLLLDEPTNNLDPASREQVLGAIANFGGAIVLVTHDEGAVRALEPDRVLMLPDGVEDMWGDDYAELISLS comes from the coding sequence GTGCTGCAGGTCAATGATGTTGAGGTTCGAGTCGGTGCCCGGTTGCTGCTCAAGCCCGTGAGTTTTCAGGTCATTGCTGGCGACAAGATTGGTCTGGTGGGCCGAAATGGCGCCGGCAAGACGACGCTCACCCGCATCCTTGCCGGTGAAGGTCTCCCGACGTCGGGTACGGTACGACGCACCGGTACGTTGGGCTACCTGCCGCAGGATCCACGCGACCCGGACATGGACACCCTGGCTCGGGACCGGATCCTCCAGGCCCGTGGGCTGGACCATCTGCTGGACCGTATGCACGACCTGGAACAGACCATGGCGACGGCCACCGGCGAGGAACGCGACCGTGCCATGGACAAGTACACCAAGGCCGAGGCCCGTCTGGTCGCAGCTGGTGGCTACGGGGCCGAGGCTGAGGCGGCACGTATCTCGTCCAACCTGGCGCTGCCCGACCGGGTGCTCTCCCAACCGTTGAGGAATCTCTCCGGCGGTCAGCGGCGCCGGGTGGAACTTGCCCGCATCCTCTTCTCCGGGGCCGACACCCTGCTGCTCGACGAGCCCACCAACCACCTGGACGCCGACTCCATCGTCTGGCTGCGGAGTTTCCTGCAGTCATACTCCGGTGGCGTCCTCATGATCAGCCACGACACGGATCTGGTGGAGGCCACCGTCAACAAGGTGTTCCACCTGGACGCCAACCGCTCGACGATCGACATCTACTCCATGGGGTGGAAGCTCTACCTGCGCCAGCGCGCTGCCGACGAGAAACGTCGCCACAAGGAGCGCATCAACGCCGAACGCAAGGCCTCGGCCCTACAGGCCCAGGCCGAGAAGATGGGGGCCAAGGCCACCAAGGCCGTCGCTGCCAAGAACATGGCACGACGAGCAGAACGCATGCTCGACGCCGTGGAGGGGGAGCGAGCCGCCGACAAGGTGGCCGCCATCCGGTTCCCGGAGCCCGCACCATGCGGCAAGACGCCTCTCATGGCCAGGAACCTCACCAAGACCTACGGTTCCCTGGAGGTCTTCACCGGGGTGGACCTGGCGATCGATCGTGGCAGTCAGGTCGTCATCCTGGGGCTCAATGGTGCCGGCAAGACGACCCTGCTGCGCATCCTGGCCGGTGCCGAGCAGCCCGACACCGGAGAGGTCATTGCGGGGCACGGGCTCAGGATCGGCTACTTCGCCCAGGAGCACGATCTGCTCGACATGGACCGCACGATCTTGGAGAACATGGCCTCGGCCGCCCAGGACCTCAACGAGACCGAGATGCGCAAGATCCTCGGCTCGTTCCTCTTCACCGGTGACGACGTCGACAAGCCGGTGCGGGTACTTTCCGGTGGTGAGAAGACCCGAGTGGCCCTGGCCACCTTGGTGGTGTCCTCGGCCAACGTCCTGCTGCTCGACGAACCCACCAACAACCTTGATCCAGCCAGCCGGGAGCAGGTGCTGGGTGCCATCGCCAACTTCGGCGGGGCCATCGTCCTCGTCACCCACGACGAGGGAGCAGTGCGAGCTCTCGAGCCCGATCGCGTCCTCATGCTGCCCGACGGGGTGGAGGACATGTGGGGGGACGACTACGCCGAGCTCATCTCGTTGTCGTGA
- a CDS encoding helix-turn-helix domain-containing protein, whose translation MPTRPPRLVGAERQAMARELAHRYEQGASIRALAREIGRSYGLCQRLLTEAGVQFRARGGANPASPQVRAQQAHRSEGPSHGPMTGPDSPAREQSHDEAREHPHDEKGVIPPDPSESREDSDAPSTSELKSDLKKARKHAKAARHKADKARRKARKIKKKNGASKAKRKAAVKKAKRKARKAEKAQRVFEQAESALERARHAARSRPAADAGE comes from the coding sequence ATGCCCACCCGTCCACCCCGTCTCGTCGGGGCCGAACGTCAGGCCATGGCGCGTGAGCTTGCCCATCGCTACGAACAGGGCGCGTCGATCCGGGCTCTGGCCCGAGAGATTGGACGATCCTACGGTCTGTGTCAGAGGTTGCTGACGGAGGCCGGGGTGCAGTTTCGGGCTCGTGGTGGGGCCAATCCAGCATCGCCACAGGTTCGGGCCCAACAGGCCCATCGTTCAGAAGGCCCCAGCCACGGCCCAATGACTGGCCCGGATTCCCCTGCCCGTGAGCAGTCCCATGACGAGGCCCGTGAGCATCCCCATGACGAGAAGGGTGTCATTCCTCCCGACCCGTCGGAGTCCCGGGAGGATTCCGACGCTCCCTCGACGTCCGAACTCAAGTCTGACCTCAAGAAGGCCAGGAAACACGCCAAGGCTGCGCGACACAAGGCTGACAAGGCTCGTCGCAAGGCCAGGAAGATCAAGAAGAAGAACGGTGCCTCGAAGGCCAAGCGCAAGGCAGCGGTCAAGAAGGCCAAGCGCAAGGCTCGCAAGGCTGAGAAGGCGCAGCGAGTGTTCGAACAGGCCGAGTCGGCGCTGGAACGGGCCCGGCACGCGGCGAGGAGCCGTCCGGCGGCCGATGCCGGAGAATGA
- a CDS encoding methyltransferase domain-containing protein, with protein sequence MTAGPAGVNADTAAMLDARTRVLSSGLLDPVDDLLARRLHGARRILEVGAGTGFHLAAVLDRLGAPAQGLATDISPAAVRRAAVAHPRMSAVVADTWQQIPLRDGQVDAIMCIFAPRNRAEFARVLPDGGTLVVVTPMADHLMQLRDLTRMISVAPHKQSTLLASLSGSFEPVARDHIRRTVTLEPDLAADVVAMGPSAHHAAAAHLDDSVDVTVALEVTTLHRTASHAAMEVDG encoded by the coding sequence ATGACGGCTGGTCCGGCCGGCGTCAATGCCGACACCGCCGCGATGCTTGACGCCCGCACCCGAGTGCTGTCCAGCGGGTTGCTCGACCCGGTGGACGATCTGCTGGCTCGTCGTCTGCACGGCGCACGCCGCATTCTTGAGGTGGGTGCCGGAACCGGGTTTCATCTGGCAGCGGTGCTGGACCGGCTGGGCGCACCGGCACAGGGATTGGCGACCGACATCTCCCCCGCTGCGGTGCGACGCGCTGCCGTGGCCCATCCCCGGATGTCTGCCGTGGTGGCCGACACCTGGCAGCAGATCCCGCTGCGCGACGGCCAGGTGGACGCGATCATGTGCATCTTCGCGCCACGCAACCGTGCCGAGTTCGCTCGCGTCCTCCCCGACGGGGGAACCCTCGTCGTCGTCACCCCCATGGCGGACCACCTGATGCAGTTGAGGGACCTCACAAGGATGATCTCGGTCGCACCACACAAGCAGTCCACCCTGCTCGCGTCATTGTCCGGATCCTTCGAACCGGTGGCTCGCGATCACATTCGCAGGACGGTGACACTCGAACCAGACCTGGCTGCCGACGTCGTGGCCATGGGACCGAGCGCCCACCATGCCGCTGCTGCGCACCTGGATGACTCGGTGGATGTCACCGTTGCCCTGGAGGTGACCACACTGCACAGGACGGCATCACATGCGGCGATGGAAGTCGATGGGTGA
- the fabG gene encoding 3-oxoacyl-ACP reductase FabG, producing the protein MSEQQVNAGRVALVTGGSRGIGAAIAAALAQAGYRVAATSRSGKAPDGVLPVVCDVTDSESVDHAFTTVEEQLGPVEVLVANAGVTRDGLLARMKEDDFTSVVDTNLTGTYRVVRRAARGMTRARFGRIVAISSVVGLLGSAGQVNYAASKSAMIGLARSVARELGSRGVTANLVAPGFINTDMTAGLPEKTVASYLERIPAKRLGEVDDVVAAVKFLVSDEAGYINGTVLPVDGGLVMGH; encoded by the coding sequence ATGAGCGAACAGCAAGTCAATGCAGGCCGTGTCGCCCTGGTCACTGGCGGATCCCGAGGAATCGGCGCTGCCATCGCCGCTGCACTGGCCCAGGCAGGCTACCGAGTTGCCGCCACCAGCCGATCTGGGAAGGCCCCCGACGGTGTGCTTCCGGTGGTGTGTGACGTCACCGACTCCGAATCCGTGGACCACGCCTTCACCACCGTCGAGGAGCAGCTCGGACCGGTCGAGGTGCTCGTCGCCAACGCCGGGGTTACCCGCGATGGGCTGCTGGCACGCATGAAGGAGGACGACTTCACCTCGGTCGTCGACACGAATCTCACCGGCACCTACCGGGTCGTGCGTCGAGCCGCCCGTGGCATGACACGAGCCCGGTTCGGCCGAATCGTCGCGATCTCCTCGGTGGTGGGGCTGCTGGGTTCCGCCGGTCAGGTGAACTACGCCGCCTCCAAGTCCGCAATGATCGGTCTGGCCCGCTCGGTGGCCCGGGAACTGGGGTCACGTGGCGTCACCGCGAACCTCGTCGCTCCCGGATTCATCAACACCGACATGACCGCCGGGCTGCCGGAGAAGACCGTCGCGAGCTATCTCGAACGCATCCCCGCCAAGCGGCTGGGTGAGGTGGACGACGTCGTCGCCGCTGTGAAGTTCCTCGTCAGCGACGAGGCCGGCTACATCAACGGAACCGTGCTGCCCGTCGACGGTGGCCTGGTCATGGGGCACTGA